Proteins from a single region of Rhodospirillales bacterium:
- the rfbF gene encoding glucose-1-phosphate cytidylyltransferase produces the protein MKAVILAGGRGTRISEESHARPKPMIEIGGMPILWHIMKSYAAHGVCDFIVCLGYKGFVIKEFFYNYLLHRSDVTFDFRANVTTFGLSRAEPWRVSLIDTGEATETGGRLRRIRDLLSDEDCFCMTYGDGVADIDISASIDFHRAHGKLATITAVQPPGRFGRLALDQTRVASFLEKPQGDGDWINGGFFVLSSQAINFVADDRTKWEEGPLRQIAAAGQLEAFIHRGFWQPMDTMRDKLVLETLIAEARAPWMTWAD, from the coding sequence GTGAAAGCCGTCATTCTCGCTGGAGGGCGCGGCACGCGGATCAGCGAGGAATCGCACGCGCGTCCCAAACCAATGATCGAGATCGGCGGCATGCCAATCCTTTGGCATATCATGAAGTCATATGCCGCCCATGGCGTGTGCGACTTCATCGTCTGCCTCGGCTATAAGGGATTCGTCATCAAGGAATTCTTCTATAATTATCTCCTTCATCGCAGCGACGTCACCTTCGATTTCCGTGCCAATGTGACGACCTTCGGCCTTTCACGCGCCGAGCCATGGCGCGTAAGCCTGATCGATACCGGCGAGGCGACGGAAACCGGTGGCCGACTGCGGCGAATTCGCGATCTGTTGTCCGATGAGGACTGCTTTTGCATGACCTATGGCGACGGCGTGGCCGACATCGACATTTCCGCCTCGATCGACTTTCACCGTGCGCACGGGAAGCTGGCGACGATCACCGCCGTGCAGCCGCCCGGCCGCTTCGGGCGGCTGGCGCTCGATCAAACCCGTGTTGCGTCCTTCCTTGAAAAACCACAGGGCGACGGAGACTGGATCAACGGCGGTTTCTTCGTGCTCTCTTCGCAGGCGATCAATTTCGTTGCCGACGACCGGACCAAGTGGGAGGAAGGCCCGCTGCGCCAAATCGCGGCCGCGGGCCAGCTCGAAGCCTTCATCCACCGCGGCTTCTGGCAGCCGATGGATACGATGCGCGACAAACTGGTCTTGGAAACCCTGATAGCCGAAGCGCGAGCACCGTGGATGACATGGGCGGATTAG